The Chitinophagaceae bacterium genome includes the window TGGATGACCCATTGCACAAAAAAGGAATGGTTTACTTGAACAATAGAACATCTGATATTTTAAAACCCTGATTCTGTAAATATTGGTAAAAGTTTTTAGAAATTTTTTCTAATCACCCCTTTTTTAATTTTGTCAAGATAGGTGTTCAGTTCGCCTCTTATCACTTTTCTTAAAACGATAAGTCCGAGTATATTCGGGAAACACATGGCAAATATCATAGCATCCGAAAAGCCAATTACACTTCCCAGACTTGCCGAACTTCCGAGCACTATAAAGGCACAAAACAAAATTTTATAACTCAGGTCTGAGTAGCGGTTGTTACCAAAAGCATACTTCCAGGATTGTAATCCGTAGTAAGACCATGATAACATAGTAGAAAAAGCAAAAAGAATAACAGCTACTGACAGCACCACCGGAAACCAGGGTAAAACAGTAGAGAATGCATTGCTGGTTAATGCCACTCCATCTAAATTGTCCGGATTCAAATAGTTGCCGGTTATAATGATAACTAATGCTGTCATTGTACAAACAACTACGGTATCAATAAAAGGCTCTAACAGAGCGACAATTCCTTCACTGGCCGGATTATTTGTTTTAACAGCTGAATGAGCAATAGATGCAGATCCAATACCGGCTTCATTTGAAAAAGCCGCTCTGCGAAATCCCTGTATCAAAACACCTATAAATCCTCCGCCTACAGCAGTTGGGCTAAATGCTTCTGTAAAGATTAACATAAATCCTTCAGGGATGGCTGTATAATTTACTGCAAGAATAATTATTGCGGCTGTTATATAAATACCTACCATAAAGGGAACTACTCTTTCTGTGACTTTACCAATACTTTTTATACCGCCAATAATTACCATTCCAACAACAATGGCCATAACTAAACCAAACAGCCAGCCATGGCCTTCGTCAACACCATCTACCACAGAGGCGAATTGTGTAAAGGCCTGATTTGCCTGGAACATATTTCCACCTCCGAAAGAACCCCCAATACACATAATGGCAAAAAATACTGCCAATACTTTACCCAGACTAGGCCAACCTTTTTGAGCAAATCCTTTGGAGAGATAATACATTGGCCCTCCCATTACAACCCCTTCTTTATCTACTTCACGGTATTTAACACCCAGAGTACATTCTGCAAATTTAGACGACATGCCTATTAGGCCGGCAATTATCATCCAGAAAGTTGCTCCGGGGCCGCCTAAGCTGATTGCTATAGCAACTCCCGCAATATTTCCTAAACCTACTGTTGCTGAAAGTGCGGTTGTCAGAGCCTGAAAATGAGAAACTTCACCTTTTTCGGTAGGGTCAGTATAGCGACCTCTTACAACATCAATGGCAAGCTTAAATTTTGTGATATTAATAAAACCAAAATAGCCGGTAAAAAAAATAGCACCTAAAACTAACCATACTAAAACAAATGGGACACTGACTTCATTAACAGAAAATGACCAAAAGACTATTGATTCCACCGTGGAAGTAAAAGGGCTTATGAAATCATCAATTCTTTGATCAAAATTTTTAACAACCTTAGATTCCTCTCCCTTAGCATTAAAGGAAAATGCCGGAAAAAAAAACAAAGATAAAAGAGTGCTTACTTTAGCCATTCATAAGGGTTTAATTATTCCAAAAATCAACGGTAATATCAATTGTTATCTAAAAAACAATGAATTACTTTTCTCTAAAATTGGATATATACTGTAAACGAATGCCTAAGTTAAAATTAAATGTTTTTTTAACAAAAAAAATTGCTGTATTTGAAGTTTTATTTTTTGCTAAAAATATTTTTACCCCAATTTTCTAATTCTTTTTCAGTCCATAATGAAGGGAAAAAGAGGATTCTTTGATGTCTTGGAGGCAAGTATTTTTGCCAATTTGTGCCACCCGTAGCTGAAATATCTTGTGGGTCTTTTTGTAGGTACCTTACGGCAGATTTATAATGCATGAGTGGCCATTCAATATTTGCTTTGAAATCAAACCTTTTTAAGGAATTTACCATTTCATCATCGGCATTTCCGGCTTCCTCTATTTTTTTAAATTGGGTATAGATGTTTTTCTCTTTATAGCGAACTGCCAAACGTCTGAACTCAGCTTCGTATTTTTCTTCAAATTGCTTTAAGGTAAGTGTTTTCTTTCCGGAGGATAATTCCGTAGCCCCTTGTTTCCAGTATAAATTTTGCAGTAATTCCTTAGTATCAGTAGATTTTTTTAAAGCCTTCCTTTGATTATACCGTACCAGATTAATTAAGTCAGTACTGCAGATTTCAATCATTCTGTATTGAGCAGACTGAAAGCCGCTTGCCGGTAACAATGCCATCCGAAATTTTAAGAACTCATCTTTATACATGCCTTCAATCATAATTTCAAATGATTGCGTTAAGGCATCCCAATAAGTATTTATTCGCCTGATTTGTTCTTTAAAGAACTCAGGATTTTTACTGCCCTTATTTTTTTCACAAATTTGAGTTTGTGCGTGAAGTATAAGCTGGAAGTGTAATTCAGTGATTTGATGGTATAAAATAAATATCTTTTCATCCGGAAATGTAGTACGTGGTTTCTGTAAGTTTAAAAGTACATCCAGGTGAATATAGTCCCAGTATTTTAAATAGTCTGTATGAATCAAACCATCTAAATACATGTCCATATTTTGCCCCATAGAGGCATACTTTTTTTCCAGTTGATTAAGTTTGTTTTTTATAGTATCCGATACATCCATGAGGTTATTTTAATAAAAAATATATATGTTTTCTCAATTTTATAAAAGTACAAAATTTTGAGAGGAAATTGTCAAAAAATTTGGGTATTCAAGCTTAAGTAAATTACTTATACAGAAATTTCAATATTCCCATTCCAATAAGTAAAAATGTAATACAGAGCACTAAATTTAAGAAAATATTGGATATGGCAAGCAGGTATTTTTCAAATTTGAATAGTTCTAATGTTTCAAAAGTAAATGCTGAGTAAGTAGAGAAGCCACCACAAAAACCGGTGATAAGCAGTAGTTTAATTGTTGGAGAAAAGTAATTGTTTTGTATGAAAAGGCCTAAAAAAATTCCCAGTAACAAAGAAGATAAAACATTTGAAGTAAGTGTATTTACCGGAAAATTCGTTAAATGGCTTATGTCAATTTTTGCAATGCTGTATCTTGCAATACTACCTAATCCACCTCCCAAAAAAACAGCTAAATAAGATTCCATATATTACGAATTAAGTCTGGCATTTTTCTTTTTAGCAATGTTATAAAGAATTTGTATGATTACAAAAACGGCTAAGAAATAACCTAAACTCAGGAATGTATATAATGGCTTCCATGATTCCGGGTAGTAGGTAGCAAATAGATAAACATAAATGACAGATA containing:
- a CDS encoding alanine:cation symporter family protein, with product MAKVSTLLSLFFFPAFSFNAKGEESKVVKNFDQRIDDFISPFTSTVESIVFWSFSVNEVSVPFVLVWLVLGAIFFTGYFGFINITKFKLAIDVVRGRYTDPTEKGEVSHFQALTTALSATVGLGNIAGVAIAISLGGPGATFWMIIAGLIGMSSKFAECTLGVKYREVDKEGVVMGGPMYYLSKGFAQKGWPSLGKVLAVFFAIMCIGGSFGGGNMFQANQAFTQFASVVDGVDEGHGWLFGLVMAIVVGMVIIGGIKSIGKVTERVVPFMVGIYITAAIIILAVNYTAIPEGFMLIFTEAFSPTAVGGGFIGVLIQGFRRAAFSNEAGIGSASIAHSAVKTNNPASEGIVALLEPFIDTVVVCTMTALVIIITGNYLNPDNLDGVALTSNAFSTVLPWFPVVLSVAVILFAFSTMLSWSYYGLQSWKYAFGNNRYSDLSYKILFCAFIVLGSSASLGSVIGFSDAMIFAMCFPNILGLIVLRKVIRGELNTYLDKIKKGVIRKNF
- a CDS encoding tryptophan 2,3-dioxygenase — its product is MDVSDTIKNKLNQLEKKYASMGQNMDMYLDGLIHTDYLKYWDYIHLDVLLNLQKPRTTFPDEKIFILYHQITELHFQLILHAQTQICEKNKGSKNPEFFKEQIRRINTYWDALTQSFEIMIEGMYKDEFLKFRMALLPASGFQSAQYRMIEICSTDLINLVRYNQRKALKKSTDTKELLQNLYWKQGATELSSGKKTLTLKQFEEKYEAEFRRLAVRYKEKNIYTQFKKIEEAGNADDEMVNSLKRFDFKANIEWPLMHYKSAVRYLQKDPQDISATGGTNWQKYLPPRHQRILFFPSLWTEKELENWGKNIFSKK
- the crcB gene encoding fluoride efflux transporter CrcB, encoding MESYLAVFLGGGLGSIARYSIAKIDISHLTNFPVNTLTSNVLSSLLLGIFLGLFIQNNYFSPTIKLLLITGFCGGFSTYSAFTFETLELFKFEKYLLAISNIFLNLVLCITFLLIGMGILKFLYK